One Deltaproteobacteria bacterium genomic window, GTGTACGCGCTCGGGCGCGCGGATCTGTCCAAGGGCGCCCTGCGCAGCACGCTGGCCGTGCTGTGGCTGGTGCTCAACGCCGCGCTGCTCGCGGCGTTCATCGCCGACGGGCGGCTCGGCGGCGCGCAGCTGCGCGCGGTCGCCGCGCTCGTCCCCGCGCTGGCGGTCGCCATCGCGTTGGGGGAACGGGTCCACCGCCGCATACCCGAGCGCCCGTTTCGCGCGGTGGTCTTCGGCTTGCTGCTCGTCGCCGGCGGTCTGTCGCTGGCGTGATCGCGCGCCAGGGCCGACCGCCTGCGACGAGGGGGGCGCCGGGCGCGAGGCCCTCGCCGCGCTGCCGACCATCGGCCGCAACGCCGTCCCGCCGCGCGGGCCGATTCGGGGCTGTCCCTAGCGCCGGGCGTAGTCGCGCTCGATCGCCGCGACGCCGGCGACGCCGGCGGCGCCGCGGTCGTCCGGCGGCGTCGCCAACCATGCGTCGAGGATCTCCACGAGCACGTCGGGGCTCGTGAGCCGGTTGGACAGAGCGAGCACGTTGGCGTGGTTCCAGATGCGCGCGCCGCGCGCGGTCTGCGCGTCCGTGCACAGCGCGGCGCGCACGCCCGGCACCTTGTTGGCCGCGATCGAGATCCCGGTGCCCGTCCAGCAAAAGAACACGCCCTCGTCGCATTCGCCCGATGCCACCGCCTCGGCGGCGCGCCGGCCGACCTCCGCCCAGGGCTCCTCCTTGCCGGAAGCGAGGGAACCGAACCGGACGACCTCGTGGCCGCGCGCCTCGAGTTCGCGCACCGCCTGCTCGTTGATCGCGTAGGGCTCGTCGCTGCACACCGCGAACCGCATCGCACCGATCCTACCGCGGCGCCTGCGCGGGAACCACCGAGCCGCGGGCGCGCTACGCCGCGGCCACGGCGCGCGCGATCGCGGTGCGCAGCTCGTCGGGCGAAAACGGCTTGTGTAGCACCGGATTGCCGACCCGAGACAGGAAGGCGCGCGCCTCGGGTAGCCATGCGCCGCCGGTCATGAACACCATCGCCCGCGCCAGCACGCGATCGCGCCGCGCGACTTCCTCGTACAACGCCTCGCCGGTCGCGCCGTCGAGTAGGTAGTCGCAGACGATCACATCGAACGCGCCCGCGTCGTCCAACCGAGCGACCGCGTCCGCCACCGAGCCGGCCGTCACCACGGTGTAGCCGCCCTCGGCGAGCGCGTCGGCCAGCGCGCGCCGCAGCCGCGGCTCGTCGTCGACCAACAGCACGCGACGGCCGGTCCGCGACGCCGTGGACGCCGCCTCCGGCGCGGCATCCTCTCGGCCCGGCGCGGCGGACGGCGCGCCGGCGGTGGACGCCGGCGCGACGGCCAACGCGGACGCCGCGGGCAGCCGCACGCGAAACACGGTGCCGCGACCGACTCGCGTGTCCACTTCGATCCGGCCGCCCGCGTCCTCGACGATACGCCGCGCCACGGCGAGCCCCAACCCGGTGCCCCCGCGGTCCCCGCGCGTCGTGAAAAACGGCTCGAACAACCGCTCGCGCACGGACTCGGGAATGCCGGGTCCGTTGTCCTCCACTTCGATGCACGCGACGTCGCCGTCGCGACGCGCGCGCAACACCACGCGGTTGACCGCGGCGCGCGCCGGATCGACCGCATCGAGCGCGTTGAGCGTCAGGTTGAGCACGACCTGGCCGATCCGGCCGCGATCCGCCACGACGGCGACATCCGGGGCCGCATCCACGGCGACCGCCGCGCGATCGCGCGCCCGCGCGCGCACCAACGTCGCCGTGGACTCGAGCACGCCGCGGACGGCGACGACCTCGGGGGTGGCCGCGGCTGGCTTCGCGAGCGCCCGCAAGTCGCCGATCACCGCGGCCGCTCGCTCCGCGCCGTCGCGCGCGGCCCGCAAATACGAGCGCGCGTCGTCACCGGACGCCATGGCGCGCTCGGCGAGGGCGAGGTTCGTCGTCACCAGCGACAGCGGGTTGTTGACCTCGTGTGCGACCCCGGCGGCGATCAGCGACAGCGACGCCATCCGGTCCGCGAGGGCGAGCTGGCGCTCCAGCTCGCGCCGCTGCGTGACGTCGCGGACGATGACCAACGCGGCCGGCGCGCCGTCGACCACGACGTCTCCCGACTGCGTCCACTCGACCTCGCGCGCAGCCCCCTGCGCCGACCGGAGGATCCCTTGCCCGCTCGCGTCACCGGTGGACACCAGCTCGGACCAACGGCGCCCGACCAGCGCGTCCGTGCCGCCGGCGTCCACCAGGCGGACCGCGGCAGGATTCGCGAACACGACCACGCCGTCGCGGACGACGAACGCGGCATCGGGCAGCGCGTCGACCAGAGCGCGGAACTGCCGCTGCGCCTCGACCGCGGCGGCGAGCCCGTCTTGCAGCTGCGCCTCCTGGTCCGCCAACAGCGCCGCGAGCCGCGGCGCCGACAGCAGGGCCGCGGCGATTCTCCCCAGGCGCAGGCCGCGCCGCGCCGACCGGCCGCACTCGATCTCGTAGTCGCCGAACCGGGGCGTCACCCGGGCGCGGACCACCGCCGGCGTCCCGCCGACGGCCACCGGCGCCGCACGCATCAGCCCGGTCGTGGTGTGAAAGAACCCCTCGCACGGCGCCAGCCCGGGCGGTATCTCGATGTGCAGGTCGATCCGACGCCCCGCGCGCCGCACGTCGCTATCGATCACCGGAAACAGCGCCGGCCCGATCCAACGCAGTCCGACCGCGAGCATGTGCTCGGGTCGGGCGAACAGCGGCGCGAGCGCCGACACGAGCACGCGCGGGTGCCCCGCGGCGCGCTCGCCGCAGCGTTCGAACTCCGTCGCGCCGAACCCTTCGCGCACCGCATTGTCGTAGGCGCGCACGAACTGGCGCCAGCTGATGCGCGCGCGCGGTTCGGCGAGCGCCGCGCGCGCGACCCCGACGCCGTCGAGCAGCCGGTGTTCGCTCGCCCCCAAGCCGCAGGCCGCGTCGACGAACGCGAGCAGCGCGCCGGCGCGGACGACGGGATCGCCGTCCGAGAACTGGCGATTGCGCCAGCGAAACCTGCGCGCTCTGCGCCCCGGCCACCGCGCATCCATCGATCCCCAGTGTGAGATCGGCGCCGCGGCGGATCAAGCGACCGTCCCGCGCAGTTTCCTGACCAGGCGACCGGAACAGGTGAATCAGCAACCGATACGAGCTACGGCGTGTATCGCCCGGTCACTTTCAGCACGATGTGCATGTCCGGGAAGCCGATGTCCGTCGTCGGCGTCGGCTCGGTGACCCCGCAGTCGGCCGCGCTCAAATAGGTCGGCGCGGCTTCGGGCTGCGCGTTGCTGCCGATGAAGAACACGTGGCCGGCGGCCTGGCCGTTGGGCGTGAACACCTCCACCGCGAGCGTCGCGCCCGCGGGGACCGTGATCCCCGACACCGGCGCGGAGAAGATCGTCAGCGTCTGGTTCGGAATCGACACCGGCGTCGACCCGATCAGCGTCAGGTTCGCGATCGCCAACGGTCCGGCGAGCGTGTAGAAGCGGACCGTCGCCGGCTGTGTGCCGCCCGACCCCGCGGTGGCCTCTTCGACGCCGAAGGCAACCTGGTCGATGACGAACGGGCCGGTGACGCCGAGCGCGGGGAGATCGAACACGCGCCAATAGCTGTTGTCGGTGTGCGAGTTGGTGGTGCTGTTGTTGCAGGACACCGAGTTGCCCGCGACGATCGCATCGGACGTCGAGTGCGACAGCGTGACGGTCACCGGCCCCGCGGCGTCGGGCGGACGCGGCGCGGCGTCGGGCGGCGCGGGCGCGGCGTCGGCGGTGCCCGGCGCGGCGTCGGGCGGCGCGAGCGCGGCGTCGGCGGCGCCCTGCGCGGCGTCGGGGTCGGACTGTGCGGTCGCGCAGGCGGTCGCGCCCGCAACCAACCCGGCCAGCCAGGCCGCCGTCCGCGCAGCGCGCATGGCAACATTGTCGCAGACCCCTGTCGCGTCACAAAGGCAAAACCGCACGCGCACCCCGCCGGCAGCTGCGCGGACTCCAGGCTGGAACCGGCGGCGGGCGCGGCGCCGCCGCGCGGTTATAGTGGGACCATGCGCCGCCGGACCGTCGCCCTGGCGGTCGTCGCGGGCGCCGTCGCCGCCTCGCCGGCCGTTGCCACCGCCGCACCGCGCGCGCGGCCGTTCGCCGGCGGCACCACCGATTCCGCCGAGAGTGCGCTTCGCGGGCTCGGCGGGTACGAGCGCGAGGCGGTCGACCGCGTCCTGCGCGCGCTCGCCGCCCGCGTCGATCCGGCCCCGGGCGGCAAGCGAATCCGAACGGTCCGCGTCGTCAACCTCGACGTGTTCGGCCCCAGCGACGGCCCGCTGCGATGGCTCGACGCGCTGCACCGCACGTCGCGCCCGGAGGCCGTCCGCCGCGAGGTGTTGCTGCGTCCGGGCGACGTGTGGAACGCGGAGCGCGCGGCGGAGTCCGAGCGGCGGCTCCGCGATCCGCTGCGCACCAGCCTGGCGGTGGTGCTGCCGCTGGCGACCGACTCCGGCGGCACGGTCGACGTTCTCGTGGTGACGTGGGACGTGTGGAGCCTGCGGCTCAACTCCGATTTCGAAGTGCAAGACGGCGCGCTCACGTCACTGCTCCTGCGCCCCGCCGAAAGCAACTTCCTGGGCCTCCGCAAGCAAGTCGGTGCGCTGTTCGAGATGGACCAGGGCCAGTTCACCGCGGGGCCCGTCTACGCAGACCCGAACCTCGCCGGCACGCACATCACACTCGACCTCGAGTTCGGCGCGTCGTTTTCGCGCGCGACGTCCCAGTTCGAGGGCACGGTCGCCTCCCTGGCCATCGGATCGCCGTTGTGGTCGCTCGACCGGCAGTGGGGCTGGCGCGTGGTCGCGCGCCGCGCCAACACGGTGCAGCGCACGTTCGCCGGTGACGACCTCGCGCGCTACGACGCGCCGAGCACGCCGGAGGACGACCGGTTGCCGCGCGCGTTTCGCCTCGCGACGATCGACATCGACGCGGTCGCGCTGCATCGATCGGGGGCCGCATACAAACACGACATCGAGTTCGGACACCAGCTTCGCGCCGCGTCCCCGAAACTGCTCGACGGCTTCGCCGCGTCGCCGGAGGCGCGGGACGACTTCATCCGCGACATCCTGCCCGAGGACGAGGTCACCTCGTCGCTGGTCGGCCGCTATCGGCTCAGCGAAGCGCGCTTCGTCGAACTCTACGACGTGCGATCGTATGACCTGGCCGAGGATCTGCAACTCGGCCCGGACCTGGCCGCGGAGATCGCCGTCGGTCTGCGCCCCATCGGCTCGGACCGCGGGTTCGTCCGCATCGGCGCCTCGGCCGGCTGGACCGAGCGCCTCGGCGCGGACGGCTACGCCCGCGCGCGCGCCAGCGTCGCGCAGCGCCGGACGGCGTCCGGCGTCGTCGATCGCGACTACCGGGCCGCCGCCGAGGTGATCACCCCGTCGGCGTGGCGACGGGTCCGAGCCGTCCTGCGCGCCGACGCGCGCGCGATCCGCGACAGCACGCGGGGCGAGTTCCTCGCCGCGGGCGGCGACACGGGACTTCGCGGATACCCGGTCGCGGCGT contains:
- a CDS encoding RpiB/LacA/LacB family sugar-phosphate isomerase, whose protein sequence is MRFAVCSDEPYAINEQAVRELEARGHEVVRFGSLASGKEEPWAEVGRRAAEAVASGECDEGVFFCWTGTGISIAANKVPGVRAALCTDAQTARGARIWNHANVLALSNRLTSPDVLVEILDAWLATPPDDRGAAGVAGVAAIERDYARR
- a CDS encoding response regulator, whose product is MDARWPGRRARRFRWRNRQFSDGDPVVRAGALLAFVDAACGLGASEHRLLDGVGVARAALAEPRARISWRQFVRAYDNAVREGFGATEFERCGERAAGHPRVLVSALAPLFARPEHMLAVGLRWIGPALFPVIDSDVRRAGRRIDLHIEIPPGLAPCEGFFHTTTGLMRAAPVAVGGTPAVVRARVTPRFGDYEIECGRSARRGLRLGRIAAALLSAPRLAALLADQEAQLQDGLAAAVEAQRQFRALVDALPDAAFVVRDGVVVFANPAAVRLVDAGGTDALVGRRWSELVSTGDASGQGILRSAQGAAREVEWTQSGDVVVDGAPAALVIVRDVTQRRELERQLALADRMASLSLIAAGVAHEVNNPLSLVTTNLALAERAMASGDDARSYLRAARDGAERAAAVIGDLRALAKPAAATPEVVAVRGVLESTATLVRARARDRAAVAVDAAPDVAVVADRGRIGQVVLNLTLNALDAVDPARAAVNRVVLRARRDGDVACIEVEDNGPGIPESVRERLFEPFFTTRGDRGGTGLGLAVARRIVEDAGGRIEVDTRVGRGTVFRVRLPAASALAVAPASTAGAPSAAPGREDAAPEAASTASRTGRRVLLVDDEPRLRRALADALAEGGYTVVTAGSVADAVARLDDAGAFDVIVCDYLLDGATGEALYEEVARRDRVLARAMVFMTGGAWLPEARAFLSRVGNPVLHKPFSPDELRTAIARAVAAA